CTCCGATGACGCCGAGGACCGCGGGACACCGCACAATCTGGGCGAAGGCGTCGAGCTCGGTGGTTATGGCATCGACTTGTTCCTGGAAGACGACGACCTGCGCTTCGAGGGCCTCATCTGGCGCCCCGGAGAGCCCATGCACTTCCCCAGCGGCGGCTCCTTTCACGGCGTCCTGGAGATCACCGGCGAGCCGGGCCTCGATGCCGCTACCGGCCTCTACCACCCCACCTTCCGCTTGCGCATTGCCGAATGCACCATCGAGCGGAACAAACCCTGACCGCCCCTGATCCTCCTCTCTCCTGACCATGCGCGTTCGAAACTTCCAGCAACAGTGGGCCCGCCTACGTGGCGCCCTGCAGAAGCTGCGGGCAAGGGTGCCGCTGGGCGGCGAGCGGGTGTGGCCGGCGGCGGCCAACGATCTCTTCGTAGCCCACGAGTCCATCTACCGATTCTTCGCCGGCTTCGCTGACCGTCGGCGAATCCTCGACGCCGGCTGCGGCCTCGGCTACGGCAGCGACCGGCTCGCCGCGGCGGGAGCCCGGGAAGTGTTGGGCATCGACCTCGAAGCCGCCAGCCTGCGCTATGCCTCGCGCAACTACCGGCGCCCCAACCTGCGCTTCGAGATCCAAGACCTGGAGAAGCTCGACCTGCCGCAGGCCTCCTTCGACCTCGTCGTCTCCTCCAATGCCATGGAGCATCTGCGCTCCCCGGAGCGCTTCCTGCGCGCCGCAAGCCGTGCCCTCGCCCCCGGCGGCGAGATGCTCCTGGCCGTCCCGCCTATCACCAACGAGCACCTCCTCGCCGACAACCAGGCCAACCCCCACCACCTCTCCAACCTCACCGTCGACGAATGGCTCCAGCTCTTCCAGCGCCTCGGCTTGGCCGCCCACCTCTACCGCCACGGCCACCCGCAGATCGAAGAGCTCGACTTCTCCTCCCATCTCCCCAGCCGCTTCGCCGCCGACGAGTTCACCTTCGTGGAAGTGTCCCCACGGCGCTTCGCGGAGAAAGCGTCGCTGACGGCGGTCTTCCGGCTGCAGGTATAGCGGGCGGTTGGAGAGTTGCTCCTAGGAGCTCATTTCGATGAGATAATCCCTGCAAGGCTCTGATGACTCACACCCTTAGAACATCGCCACCCGAGCGACAGGAACTGGAACGGAAGCGTACTCTCTTTTCCGAAGCCTACGCCAAGTTTAGAAAGAGCCTTCCACAGGATCTTGATCTCGCTATGGGCAAAGTGCTGGAAGAAAATCGAGATCCCAGCCCTGGCAGAGATCACTCCTTTGAAGAGTGAAAACAAAAGAGTCTTACGCTCTTTTCTCAAAGCAAGCTTATTCTGGACCGCTTGTCAACCTCGGGCCTGACCAACCCTCAGCAACCCCGGGAGTAGAACCACACCACCGGCTCTCCGCTGATGCCGTAGGCGGGG
This genomic interval from Acidobacteriota bacterium contains the following:
- a CDS encoding class I SAM-dependent methyltransferase, translating into MRVRNFQQQWARLRGALQKLRARVPLGGERVWPAAANDLFVAHESIYRFFAGFADRRRILDAGCGLGYGSDRLAAAGAREVLGIDLEAASLRYASRNYRRPNLRFEIQDLEKLDLPQASFDLVVSSNAMEHLRSPERFLRAASRALAPGGEMLLAVPPITNEHLLADNQANPHHLSNLTVDEWLQLFQRLGLAAHLYRHGHPQIEELDFSSHLPSRFAADEFTFVEVSPRRFAEKASLTAVFRLQV